In one window of Mercurialis annua linkage group LG4, ddMerAnnu1.2, whole genome shotgun sequence DNA:
- the LOC126678717 gene encoding uncharacterized protein LOC126678717: MNILSWNIRGMNEPLKQAEVRRLLAKNDISLAGIIETRVRRLNKDSVWKNMKLYDWNLIENYEFSDLGKIWIIYNKTRIKVLKIDSSDQFVHCKVEYDNHEFDWTIIYGANQLMDRQILWQKLVQMSSQITGPWMIQGDFNAVMGENDRCGGNELDSNHASELKDCINNSGLVELRSIGCLYTWSNNQLDDRRIWRRLDRAFINEDWCVKFQNSFFEAGPSGISDHSPIMVVIQNNEIRRKGSFRYFNFWADHPDYNSIIEEEWNKEYRGYTMYKIVKKLKAISFRLKNLNKQQYSDISQRVSNQRVLLEKLQNDIQNDPLNNHLME, from the coding sequence ATGAATATCCTTTCATGGAACATCAGGGGCATGAATGAGCCCCTGAAGCAAGCTGAGGTGAGAAGACTGCTTGCTAAAAATGATATTTCTCTTGCTGGAATTATTGAAACTAGAGTCAGGAGACTTAACAAAGATAGTGTTTGGAAGAATATGAAGCTCTATGATTGGAATTTAATTGAGAACTATGAGTTTTCTGATTTAGGGAAAATTTGGATCATCTATAACAAAACTAGAATTAAGGTGCTTAAAATAGATTCTAGTGATCAATTTGTGCATTGCAAAGTAGAGTATGATAACCACGAGTTTGATTGGACTATCATATATGGGGCCAACCAATTAATGGATAGACAGATTCTTTGGCAGAAGTTAGTTCAAATGTCTTCGCAAATTACAGGTCCTTGGATGATTCAAGGGGACTTTAATGCAGTTATGGGAGAGAATGACAGATGTGGGGGCAATGAGCTTGATTCTAATCATGCCTCTGAACTCAAAGATTGTATAAACAATAGTGGTCTTGTTGAGTTAAGAAGTATTGGTTGTCTCTATACTTGGAGTAACAATCAGCTTGATGACAGAAGGATTTGGAGAAGACTAGACAGGGCTTTCATTAATGAAGACTGGTGTGTCAAGTTTCAGAACTCCTTCTTTGAAGCTGGTCCTAGTGGAATCTCTGACCATAGTCCTATCATGGTTGTCATCCAGAATAATGAGATTAGAAGAAAAGGAAGCTTCAGGTATTTCAATTTTTGGGCTGATCACCCTGATTACAACAGCATTATTGAAGAAGAGTGGAACAAAGAGTACAGGGGTTATACCATGTACAAGATAGTCAAAAAGCTCAAGGCCATAAGCTTTAGACTAAAAAATCTTAACAAGCAGCAATACTCAGACATTTCTCAAAGAGTCTCTAATCAGAGAGTGTTGCTTGAAAAACTTCAAAATGATATTCAAAATGACCCTCTTAACAACCATTTGATGGAGTAA